A single window of Sander lucioperca isolate FBNREF2018 chromosome 22, SLUC_FBN_1.2, whole genome shotgun sequence DNA harbors:
- the pgap3 gene encoding post-GPI attachment to proteins factor 3 isoform X2 codes for MSLPSRRAFESPAGPRLTNMASTVTLPRCTSVRLPAVATVVLLLMSVTTVQASQGDKEPVYRDCVKQCVRTNCTGARLRGFQSAQPQYMALTGWTCRDDCRYQCMWTTVGLYQAEGYRVPQFHGKWPFARFLCFEEPASALASLLNGLACLLMLLRYRGTVPRQSPMYHTINAFSLVSLNAWFWSTVFHTRDTYLTEFGPLTPEKNVCSVSS; via the exons ATGTCGCTGCCGTCCCGCCGTGCCTTTGAGAGTCCTGCCGGGCCGAGACTTACCAACATGGCCTCAACGGTAACGTTACCCCGCTGCACATCTGTCAGACTCCCTGCTGTGGCCACTGTAGTCCTGCTCCTAATGTCGGTGACCACTGTACAAGCATCTCAAGGCGACAAGGAGCCGGTCTATCGAGACTGTGTGAAGCAATGTGTCCGGACCAACTGCACCGGAGCTCGGCTACGCGGGTTTCAGTCTGCCCAGCCGCAGTACATGGCGCTGACAG GTTGGACATGTCGTGATGACTGTCGCTATCAATGCATGTGGACCACGGTGGGCCTTTACCAGGCCGAGGGGTACAGAGTCCCACAGTTCCACGGCAAG TGGCCATTTGCGCGCTTCCTGTGTTTTGAGGAGCCAGCTTCTGCCCTGGCCTCTCTGCTGAATGGCCTGGCTTGCCTTCTTATGCTGCTGCGCTATCGAGGCACGGTGCCTCGCCAGAGTCCCATGTACCACACCATCAACGCCTTCTCTCTG GTATCTCTTAATGCCTGGTTCTGGTCCACTGTGTTTCATACCCGGGACACCTATCTGACTGAG TTCGGTCCACTTACCCCAGAGAAAAATGTCTGTTCAGTCAGCTCGTGA